One genomic region from Quercus robur chromosome 4, dhQueRobu3.1, whole genome shotgun sequence encodes:
- the LOC126722210 gene encoding cytosolic sulfotransferase 5-like, which produces MDPSNSTKLLLLDQLPRGSIFENLDLYQRDGFWYRPRHLEASIVLHSLFEARDDDVILASAMKTGSTWLKALCFCIMQRQFGTVGNKDEDLLAIHHPAFYVQTLEIQVYTANPPPDLSAMESPRLFHTHLPYSALPESIKNSECKIVYITRNPKDTLVSMWHFFNKLRTPEQGQYPIEKAFESFCNGVCHFGPFFDHVLEYWNESLKMPQKILFLKYEELQRNPKEEVKKLASFIGKPFAEEEEVEEVIRKCSLERLKNLEVNKNGVDPWVGMPNSAFFRAGVVGDWKNILTPEMSERLDQITCMKLQGSGLDLVDDALEHCVALSN; this is translated from the coding sequence ATGGATCCGTCTAATTCAACAAAGCTGCTGCTACTAGACCAACTTCCTAGAGGAAGTATTTTTGAGAACCTTGATCTATATCAAAGAGATGGTTTCTGGTACAGACCTCGTCACCTTGAAGCTTCCATTGTTCTTCACTCACTATTTGAAGCTCGCGATGATGATGTTATTTTGGCGTCCGCTATGAAAACAGGTAGCACATGGCTGAAAGCTCTCTGCTTCTGCATCATGCAAAGGCAATTTGGTACTGTTGGTAACAAGGACGAGGACCTTTTGGCCATACACCACCCTGCATTTTATGTGCAGACTTTAGAAATCCAGGTTTACACTGCAAATCCACCTCCAGATCTCTCAGCTATGGAGTCTCCAAGGCTCTTCCACACTCACTTGCCTTATAGTGCACTGCCTGAGTCCATTAAGAACTCTGAGTGCAAGATTGTTTACATAACTCGCAACCCAAAAGACACTTTGGTTTCAATGTGGCACTTCTTCAACAAGCTTAGGACACCTGAACAAGGTCAATATCCCATAGAGAAGGCATTCGAGAGCTTTTGCAATGGTGTTTGCCATTTTGGGCCATTTTTCGACCATGTTTTAGAGTACTGGAATGAGAGCTTAAAGATGCctcaaaaaatactttttttgaaGTATGAAGAGCTACAAAGGAACCCAAAAGAAGAAGTGAAAAAACTTGCTTCATTTATTGGAAAGCCATTTGCTGAGGAGGAAGAGGTTGAGGAGGTGATAAGGAAGTGTAGCTTGGAGAGGCTGAAAAACTTGGAAGTAAACAAGAATGGTGTGGATCCATGGGTTGGGATGCCAAACAGTGCCTTTTTTCGAGCTGGGGTAGTTGGAGATTGGAAGAACATTTTAACCCCAGAAATGAGTGAGCGACTTGATCAAATTACCTGCATGAAACTGCAAGGGTCTGGCTTAGATCTTGTGGATGATGCATTAGAGCATTGTGTTGCTTTATCAAATTAA
- the LOC126721973 gene encoding uncharacterized protein LOC126721973, with the protein MEHVNQFNQRMAIHSQNEALMCKVFPSSLGPVAMRWFNSLKTNSIDSYKQLTQVFCSRFITNNRVPRPLSSLLSLSMHEGETLKAYLDRYWEMYNEMDENHDDIAISTFKSGLPIEHGLRKSLTSKPVTNVRQLMDRIDKYKRMEEDQLQGKRKEKIIPPKGNDYRLERYNSNQPRRDFSRQAGQTNMQAINAIFREPVQQVLEKVKSEPFFKLPSKMAGDSSKRNQNLYCHYHQDHGHSTEDCRNLWNHLDQLVRERKLRHLLHPSSGHLGQAAQEP; encoded by the coding sequence ATGGAGCACGTGAACCAGTTTAACCAGAGGATGGCTATCCACTCCCAGAATGAGGCTCTGATGTGCAAAGTTTTTCCGTCCAGCCTGGGACctgtggcgatgagatggttcaacagctTGAAGACGAACTCCATAGATTCCTATAAGCAACTTACTCAGGTTTTTTGCTCTCGCTTTATTACAAACaacagagtccctcgacccctaaGTTCGTTATTATCCTTGTCTATGCACGAAGGGGAAACCTTAAAGGCGTATTTGGATAGGTACTGGGAGATGTATAACGAGATGGATGAAAACCACGATGACATCGCCATCAGCACATTCAAAAGTGGTCTCCCCatcgagcatggcttaaggaagtCTCTAACTAGTAAACCCGTCACCAACGTTCGCCAATTGATGGACCGGATTGACAAATATAAAAGGATGGAAGAGGACCAGCTACAAgggaaaagaaaggagaagatcatCCCCCCCAAAGGGAATGATTACAGGTTAGAACGATATAACAGCAACCAGCCGAGAAGGGATTTTTCGAGACAAGCTGGACAAACCAACATGCAAGCGATTAATGCCATATTTAGAGAGCCGGTGCAACAAGTTCTTGAGAAAGTCAAAAGTGAGCCTTTCTTCAAATTGCCGAGTAAAATGGCCGGAGACTCCTCAAAACGCAACCAGAACCTGTATTGTCATTATCATCAAGACCACGGGCATTCCAccgaggattgcaggaatctatggaatcacctagatcagttaGTCCGAGAAAGAAAGTTACGCCACCTTTTACACCCTTCCAGCGGTCATCTGGGCCAGGCAGCTCAAGAGCCTTGA
- the LOC126721974 gene encoding uncharacterized protein LOC126721974 yields the protein MGTINVILAALGRTGFFPSGVLFVARLLAEDGEKESKRSKKGNSLMLGFLDGDKRGTIQPHDDALVVTLRIGGFDVKRVLVDLGSAVEVMYPDLYRGLNLNPENLTAYDSPFISFEGKTVIPKGQIRLPIQTGSEVVEVDFIVVDAYSPYMAIVARPWLHALGLMSSTLHQKVKYPSGGQVEEIGGDQAMARQCIVAAISRRSNAKSSASVKNL from the coding sequence ATGGGGACAATAAACGTCATCCTTGCCGCCCTAGGGAGAACCGGCTTTTTTCCTTCCGGGGTACTGTTTGTGGCTCGGCTCCTTGCCGAGGATGGTGAAAAGGAGTCCAAGAGATCTAAAAAGGGAAACTCACTAATGCTGGGGTTCTTAGATGGCGACAAGAGgggaactatccaacctcacgacgatgcttTGGTAGTTACGTTGAGGATTGGAGGGTTTGACGTGAAGAGGGTACTAGTAGATCTGGGCAGTGCTGTGGAGGTGATGTACCCTGACCTGTATAGGGGGCTGAACCTAAACCCTGAGAACTTGACGGCTTATGACTCTCCTTTTATTAGTTTCGAAGGGAAGACTGTCATACCAAAAGGGCAGATCAGATTGCCCATACAGACCGGatcagaggtggtggaggtggattttATTGTGGTCGACGCTTACTCACCCTACATGGCTATAGTAGCCAGACCTTGGCTCCACGCCTTAGGACTCATGTCTTCTACACTTCACCAAAAGGTAAAATACCCATCGGGGGGCCAAGTGGAAGAGATTGGTGGAGATCAAgccatggctaggcaatgcatAGTGGCCGCCATCTCACGCCGGTCCAATGCCAAGTCCTCGGCTTCTGTAAAGAACTTATAG